A region from the Syntrophorhabdaceae bacterium genome encodes:
- a CDS encoding molybdopterin-dependent oxidoreductase produces MDIFKEMDRRDVMRFICVLGVSFLMPHSAEPKEIEKLLDNEDREGFYIRFIKPVRPPDPNKWSLAVGGLCENPQNLSLAVIRKLPKVTQVSRMKCVESWSSKAKWAGFRPKTFFDLVKPTSRAKHLYFYSADDYYEYISLEELLKPRVLFAYEMNDAPLPPEHGGPLRLLMPSKYGYKSVKTIVRLEFIEKGGTGYWSKYGYSKDATIEPGTDHALDLKDYRRITKPGEPEY; encoded by the coding sequence ATGGATATATTTAAAGAAATGGACAGACGGGACGTGATGCGTTTCATCTGTGTCCTGGGCGTGTCCTTTCTCATGCCCCACTCGGCCGAGCCGAAGGAGATAGAAAAGCTCCTTGACAATGAGGACCGGGAGGGCTTCTACATCCGCTTTATTAAACCGGTAAGGCCGCCAGACCCCAACAAGTGGTCCCTCGCTGTCGGCGGCCTCTGCGAGAACCCGCAGAACCTTAGCCTTGCGGTCATCAGGAAACTGCCGAAAGTGACGCAGGTTTCGCGCATGAAATGCGTTGAGTCATGGTCTAGCAAGGCGAAATGGGCGGGGTTCCGACCGAAGACCTTTTTCGATCTTGTGAAACCCACCTCCAGGGCCAAACATCTCTATTTCTACTCGGCGGACGACTACTACGAGTATATCTCCCTCGAGGAACTCCTCAAACCCCGGGTGCTTTTCGCCTACGAAATGAATGACGCTCCCCTTCCACCCGAGCATGGAGGGCCGCTTCGCCTCCTCATGCCCTCGAAGTACGGCTACAAGAGTGTGAAAACGATCGTCAGGCTCGAATTTATCGAGAAGGGCGGTACGGGATACTGGTCGAAATACGGCTATTCTAAAGATGCCACCATAGAGCCCGGTACGGACCATGCCCTCGACCTCAAGGACTACAGGAGGATAACGAAGCCGGGGGAGCCGGAGTATTGA
- a CDS encoding DUF362 domain-containing protein, which produces MKRRDLLKLGLLSLVATRIPGTLFAQTPPPTVVVAEGTDYAAITRKVIAALGGMRVFVKPGNTVVVKPNMGWDRKPEYAANTHPLVVRTIVEECLASGARKVKVFDNTCNDARRCYENCGIPAALKNMKNVDVRLVENDRFKKTALNGRFLKEWPLYDDAVKADVLINVPIAKNHGLTGLTLGLKNMMGIMGDNRGYIHRSIEDALSDVNSVVKSHLVIIDATRILMNHGPQGGSLKDVKVLNRVIASRDIVAADAYATTLFGMKPQDISTTVTAYKRGLGEMNLNKIKVIKA; this is translated from the coding sequence GTGAAACGCAGAGATCTACTAAAGCTGGGACTCCTGTCGCTTGTGGCGACCCGGATTCCCGGCACCCTCTTTGCACAGACCCCGCCACCGACCGTAGTGGTCGCTGAAGGGACCGACTATGCCGCCATCACCCGGAAGGTTATAGCCGCACTGGGTGGCATGAGGGTCTTCGTTAAGCCGGGGAACACCGTTGTGGTCAAACCGAACATGGGCTGGGACCGGAAGCCCGAATATGCCGCAAACACGCATCCCCTGGTCGTCAGGACCATCGTCGAGGAATGCCTCGCCTCGGGCGCGAGGAAGGTCAAAGTCTTTGACAACACCTGTAACGACGCGCGCCGCTGCTACGAGAACTGCGGCATCCCGGCTGCCCTGAAGAACATGAAAAACGTCGATGTCAGGCTCGTTGAGAACGACCGTTTCAAGAAAACCGCCCTTAACGGACGTTTCCTGAAGGAATGGCCCCTCTACGACGATGCCGTCAAGGCCGATGTGCTCATCAACGTTCCCATCGCAAAAAATCACGGCCTGACGGGACTCACCCTGGGCCTCAAGAATATGATGGGCATAATGGGTGACAACCGGGGATATATTCACCGCAGCATTGAAGACGCCCTCTCTGACGTCAACAGCGTCGTGAAAAGCCATCTCGTGATCATCGACGCCACGCGGATACTCATGAACCACGGCCCTCAGGGGGGAAGCCTGAAGGATGTGAAGGTTCTCAACAGGGTGATCGCGTCGCGGGACATCGTCGCCGCAGACGCTTACGCCACCACCCTATTCGGCATGAAACCCCAGGACATCTCCACAACGGTCACAGCATACAAGCGTGGTCTGGGGGAGATGAACCTGAATAAGATAAAAGTGATTAAAGCGTGA
- a CDS encoding PAS domain S-box protein, with translation MSLESEGAMHVFFDTPPDAAFIVDKEGTIITLNENLARRFNHDVDDMVGSNIFDYFAPEVARSRKVLMESIIAGRRPVSCTDFRDGVWLENCYYPVLDGGGSVARIAVYSRDITEIRRAEEALRESEERYRTAIENSNDGVAMLKGNIHLYVNGKFVEIFGYESPSDIIGRPQSLTVHPDDHERVADFTQRRQRGEAIPERYEFKGVKRDGDIVYIEVSATGTTYKGEPVALVYMRDVTARRMREEELWLTRFSIEHASESVFWIRPNGRFVYVNEAACKKLGYTKDELVALSVVDVDPDHTLRELSAIGRCMAQDGAVTFRSHHETKSGRVFPVEVLANHVTCNGEDFIFCFARDISDREAAEEKLNVERQKFEVLIEHAPFGMAMFDRDGRYLYLNPKFTDIFGYTIAEIPDRASWFGRAYPDETIRGTVVDAWHDDDSTKAAGEKMPRTFPVVCKDGATKLINFITVRLENGDYIVSYEDITERRLAEEALANEKERLAVTLRSIGDGVIATDPEGRIVLINAVAEELTGWKQDEATGRNLTEVFYIINERTRRRCESPVEKVLRMGTVVGLANHTALISKDGRELVIADSGAPIWDKDGSVAGVVLVFRDVTEKKKMDEELQKMSKLESVGILAGGIAHDFNNILAAVLGNVSLAKMYAKPADERVLKRLVDAEQAILRAKDLTHQLLTFSRGGSPIMKTTSIENVVRETANFALTGSRVKCDFIFAADLFPVDIDEGQVSQVVNNLVINSQQAMPDGGMITIEAMNLTVSHGMVQHGVFLQPGRYARISVKDRGIGIAPEHVDKVFDPYFTTKQKGSGLGLATSYSIIKNHDGHIALESKPGSGTTFHIYLKASQHHAPTIVRDIRDDRNTVVRARVLHMDDEAMILRATKEMLESFGYDVTCAADGKEAIRKYRDASDAGNPFDVVLLDITVPGGLGGKDTMKELLAFDPAVKAIVSSGYSNDPVMASHLRYGFKGVIAKPCLMEELDEVIRRVLQEG, from the coding sequence ATGTCGCTTGAGAGTGAAGGTGCGATGCACGTCTTTTTCGATACCCCGCCTGATGCGGCTTTCATCGTGGACAAGGAAGGAACGATCATTACCCTCAATGAAAACCTTGCCCGGCGCTTCAACCACGATGTGGATGACATGGTGGGGAGCAATATTTTCGACTATTTCGCACCCGAGGTGGCCCGCAGCAGGAAGGTTCTGATGGAGAGCATTATTGCCGGAAGGAGGCCGGTCTCCTGCACCGATTTTCGCGACGGCGTCTGGCTTGAGAACTGCTATTATCCCGTTCTTGACGGGGGAGGGTCCGTGGCGAGGATTGCCGTGTACAGCCGGGACATCACCGAGATTCGCCGCGCCGAGGAGGCCCTCAGGGAATCGGAGGAACGCTACCGAACCGCCATCGAGAATTCCAACGACGGCGTGGCCATGTTGAAGGGCAACATCCATCTTTATGTAAATGGCAAGTTCGTTGAGATCTTCGGATATGAAAGCCCTTCCGACATCATCGGGAGACCCCAGTCCCTTACCGTCCACCCCGACGACCACGAGAGGGTGGCCGATTTCACGCAGCGCAGGCAGCGAGGCGAGGCGATACCGGAACGGTATGAGTTCAAGGGAGTAAAACGCGACGGCGATATTGTCTACATCGAGGTTTCCGCGACGGGAACCACCTATAAGGGTGAACCCGTGGCGCTTGTGTACATGCGGGATGTGACGGCCCGGCGAATGAGGGAGGAAGAACTCTGGCTGACACGGTTCTCCATCGAACACGCCTCCGAATCGGTGTTCTGGATCAGGCCGAACGGCCGCTTTGTGTACGTGAACGAGGCTGCGTGCAAGAAGCTTGGATACACAAAAGACGAACTTGTCGCGCTCTCCGTCGTGGATGTGGACCCTGACCACACCTTGCGGGAACTCTCCGCCATAGGCAGATGCATGGCACAGGACGGCGCCGTCACTTTCAGATCCCATCACGAGACCAAGAGCGGTCGGGTCTTCCCGGTGGAGGTCCTTGCGAACCATGTTACATGTAACGGAGAGGATTTTATTTTTTGCTTTGCGCGAGACATCTCCGACAGGGAAGCGGCCGAGGAAAAACTGAACGTAGAGCGGCAGAAGTTTGAGGTCCTTATCGAGCATGCCCCTTTCGGTATGGCCATGTTCGACAGGGACGGCAGGTATCTCTATCTGAACCCCAAGTTTACCGACATCTTCGGATATACCATCGCCGAGATACCGGACCGCGCCTCGTGGTTCGGGCGGGCCTATCCTGACGAGACCATACGCGGGACGGTTGTCGACGCCTGGCATGACGATGACAGCACGAAGGCCGCCGGCGAAAAAATGCCCAGGACCTTTCCGGTAGTGTGCAAGGACGGGGCGACAAAGCTCATCAATTTCATTACCGTACGTCTTGAGAACGGCGACTACATCGTTTCGTACGAGGATATAACGGAGCGTCGTCTTGCCGAGGAGGCCCTTGCCAACGAAAAGGAGCGCCTGGCAGTCACGTTGCGTTCTATCGGTGATGGTGTGATCGCCACCGATCCGGAGGGAAGGATAGTCCTTATCAATGCCGTCGCGGAGGAGCTGACGGGCTGGAAACAGGACGAAGCCACAGGCAGGAATCTCACCGAGGTTTTTTACATCATCAACGAAAGGACCCGTCGGAGGTGCGAGAGCCCCGTCGAGAAGGTGTTGCGGATGGGGACTGTTGTCGGTCTCGCGAACCATACGGCCCTCATTTCGAAGGATGGCCGTGAACTTGTAATCGCCGACAGTGGTGCTCCCATATGGGACAAGGACGGGAGTGTTGCGGGTGTGGTGCTCGTCTTTCGTGACGTAACGGAAAAGAAAAAAATGGACGAGGAACTCCAGAAGATGAGCAAGCTCGAATCGGTGGGTATCCTGGCCGGAGGAATAGCTCATGATTTCAATAACATCCTCGCGGCCGTCCTGGGGAACGTCTCTCTCGCGAAGATGTATGCCAAACCCGCAGACGAGAGAGTATTGAAACGTCTCGTGGATGCCGAACAGGCGATATTGAGAGCCAAAGACCTGACCCACCAGCTTCTCACCTTTTCCAGGGGCGGCTCTCCAATCATGAAGACGACCTCCATCGAAAACGTGGTCAGGGAGACGGCCAATTTTGCCCTGACGGGTTCGCGGGTCAAGTGTGATTTTATCTTTGCCGCAGACCTTTTTCCGGTGGACATCGATGAGGGACAGGTGAGCCAGGTGGTGAACAATCTTGTCATCAATTCCCAGCAGGCCATGCCCGACGGCGGTATGATCACCATCGAGGCGATGAACCTCACCGTGTCGCATGGAATGGTACAGCACGGTGTCTTTCTCCAGCCCGGCAGATATGCCCGGATATCGGTGAAGGACCGAGGCATCGGGATTGCGCCGGAGCACGTGGACAAGGTGTTCGACCCTTACTTTACCACCAAGCAAAAGGGAAGCGGCCTTGGGCTTGCGACATCCTATTCGATCATAAAGAACCATGACGGCCATATTGCCCTTGAGTCCAAACCGGGTTCGGGAACGACCTTTCATATCTACCTGAAAGCGTCACAACACCATGCACCCACCATCGTCAGGGATATCCGAGACGACAGGAACACCGTGGTCAGGGCAAGGGTCCTTCACATGGACGATGAGGCGATGATCCTTCGCGCCACGAAGGAAATGCTGGAGAGTTTCGGATACGACGTGACATGCGCCGCGGATGGCAAGGAGGCGATCAGGAAGTATCGTGATGCCTCTGACGCGGGGAATCCCTTCGACGTGGTCCTCCTCGACATCACCGTCCCAGGCGGGCTGGGGGGAAAGGACACAATGAAGGAACTTCTCGCTTTTGACCCCGCCGTCAAGGCCATAGTCTCCAGTGGATATTCCAACGACCCCGTCATGGCAAGTCACCTGAGATACGGTTTCAAGGGCGTCATAGCCAAACCGTGCCTCATGGAAGAACTGGACGAGGTCATACGACGGGTGCTGCAGGAAGGCTAA
- a CDS encoding HD domain-containing protein: MAISHQELARLISSGSIVSTLAACPFKREVFLVGGAIREIALGREPRDYDFALLDAADLTRIEEAFGKRSFLLGKKPIQTHRIVAGETVLDITILEETIGKDLERRDFTMNAVAFDIRQDSIIDPLGGLHDIERRLIRYPSRDTIASDPLRMLKAVRHFAALEDFTLDPELIEAMTSSRQLIEKTAPERIKYELDLIMVSDGVHRGMDTLTKTGLIFQVFPELEALRIMDVEKGFSLETYGHTLLGFSFLHSRGGLYLADRLAAKDVGYALLFHDLGKAHTYSYDDAKDLVHFFNHERISKDMAAAIMERLRFSTHEAKRITALIESHMRIFLISSSEATEKAIRRLIYKMGDLTPQLIALTLCDMYGSSGGEENASTRQVIQNCDSILAAWHESKKEPLPRLVSGNDLLAEGFAEGPLLGRCLDAIRDKQIAGEIRDRREALDIAKTFLRDHNNG, translated from the coding sequence TTGGCGATCTCACATCAGGAACTTGCCCGTTTAATCAGCAGCGGTAGCATCGTAAGCACACTGGCTGCGTGTCCCTTCAAAAGAGAGGTTTTTCTCGTGGGAGGGGCGATACGGGAGATCGCCCTCGGCAGGGAACCGCGGGACTACGACTTCGCCCTTTTGGATGCCGCCGATCTGACCCGCATCGAGGAGGCTTTCGGCAAACGCTCCTTCCTTCTCGGCAAGAAACCCATCCAGACGCACCGGATAGTCGCGGGCGAGACGGTCCTCGACATTACCATCCTCGAGGAGACCATCGGGAAAGACCTCGAACGCAGGGATTTCACGATGAACGCTGTCGCCTTCGATATACGACAGGACTCGATCATCGATCCTCTGGGCGGTCTTCACGATATCGAAAGACGGCTCATCCGCTATCCCAGCCGCGATACCATCGCCAGCGACCCGCTGAGAATGCTCAAGGCCGTCAGGCACTTCGCCGCCCTCGAAGACTTCACGCTTGATCCCGAGCTCATTGAGGCAATGACATCTTCGCGGCAGCTCATTGAAAAGACGGCGCCCGAGAGGATCAAGTACGAACTGGACCTTATCATGGTCTCCGATGGCGTCCATCGCGGGATGGACACGCTCACGAAAACGGGTCTCATCTTTCAGGTCTTCCCCGAGCTTGAAGCCCTTCGCATCATGGATGTGGAAAAAGGTTTTTCCCTCGAGACATACGGCCACACCCTTCTGGGTTTTTCCTTCCTCCATTCCCGCGGCGGCCTCTATCTGGCCGATCGGTTGGCCGCAAAAGATGTGGGATACGCCCTCCTATTTCACGATCTGGGGAAGGCCCATACCTATTCCTATGACGACGCCAAGGATCTCGTCCACTTCTTCAACCACGAGCGGATATCGAAGGATATGGCCGCCGCCATAATGGAAAGGCTCCGGTTCAGCACCCATGAGGCGAAAAGGATAACCGCCCTTATCGAAAGCCACATGCGCATCTTTCTCATCAGTTCCTCGGAGGCGACGGAAAAGGCGATACGACGGCTCATCTACAAAATGGGAGACCTGACGCCTCAGCTCATAGCCCTCACGCTCTGCGACATGTACGGAAGCTCCGGGGGGGAAGAGAATGCCTCAACGCGGCAGGTCATTCAGAACTGCGATTCCATCCTGGCGGCATGGCATGAATCAAAAAAGGAACCTTTACCGAGGCTGGTGTCCGGCAACGACCTTCTGGCCGAAGGCTTTGCGGAGGGTCCCCTCCTGGGCAGATGCCTCGACGCCATCCGCGACAAACAGATAGCCGGCGAGATCAGAGACCGCCGCGAGGCCCTCGACATCGCCAAAACGTTCCTTCGCGATCACAACAATGGATAA
- a CDS encoding 4Fe-4S binding protein, translating to MIARISQLFFLALFLFLFIVTDYRGKDEITVAVNSFFRANPLVLASYVFAVKGFTLLLLPALLMTILTLVLGRFFCGWICPLGTLIDLVTKRIPKSAPIRFLKGAFKHYLLFTLLAMAVFSVNVSGILDPIAILIRALTLFFYPLLGHTSRAGWSGLYKIAGEGRDHAAFLYDVLRDYILPFRETFYPLAFLSLAVLLFIFILERFERRNWCRNICPLGTLLGLLGRFSLFRRVPGRICKDCGDCRSHCPTAFDEEILQQENCIRCLQCRVNCRFGRVGFPFRGKSVFSAQRERHEQPVMSKRILLGSLVSGFALSRTFTFRHPEKNHRLLRPPGVTSEADFLKKCVRCGECMKVCLRSALYPDLARAGVTGIFMPVIIPRLGYCEYNCTLCGQVCPTGAIPRLPLNEKRKSVIGIAAIDKNICLPYAKKLNCIVCEEHCPIPEKAIRFETVNDIDYQGKRVTLKRPYIADDLCNGCGICENKCPLEGRSAIEVFARKKL from the coding sequence ATGATTGCCCGCATTTCCCAACTTTTCTTTCTCGCCCTTTTCCTCTTCCTTTTCATCGTCACCGACTACCGGGGGAAGGATGAGATCACCGTTGCCGTCAACAGCTTCTTCAGGGCTAACCCCCTGGTCCTGGCCAGCTATGTTTTCGCCGTAAAGGGTTTTACGCTGCTTCTCCTGCCGGCCCTGCTGATGACGATCTTAACACTGGTCCTGGGGAGGTTCTTCTGCGGCTGGATCTGCCCCCTTGGAACCTTGATCGATCTCGTAACAAAGAGGATCCCCAAATCCGCTCCCATCCGGTTTCTGAAAGGGGCCTTCAAGCACTACCTGCTCTTTACGCTCCTCGCAATGGCCGTCTTTTCCGTGAATGTATCGGGAATCCTCGATCCCATCGCTATCCTCATCAGGGCGCTGACCCTCTTCTTCTACCCCCTTCTGGGCCATACCAGTCGGGCAGGCTGGTCGGGGCTGTACAAGATCGCCGGAGAGGGGCGGGACCATGCCGCTTTTCTCTACGATGTCCTCCGGGACTATATCCTGCCTTTTCGCGAAACATTCTATCCCCTGGCTTTTCTCTCCCTCGCCGTCCTCCTATTTATCTTCATCCTTGAAAGGTTCGAAAGAAGAAACTGGTGCCGGAATATCTGCCCCCTCGGTACGCTTCTCGGTCTTCTCGGCCGTTTCTCTCTGTTTCGGAGGGTCCCGGGAAGGATCTGCAAGGACTGCGGCGATTGCCGCAGCCACTGCCCGACCGCATTTGACGAGGAGATACTGCAGCAGGAGAATTGCATCCGCTGTCTGCAGTGCAGGGTAAACTGCCGCTTCGGCCGGGTCGGATTTCCCTTCCGGGGGAAAAGTGTCTTTTCGGCGCAGAGGGAGCGACATGAGCAGCCTGTCATGTCGAAAAGGATATTACTGGGAAGCCTTGTCTCCGGTTTTGCTCTTTCCAGGACCTTCACCTTTCGTCATCCCGAAAAGAATCACCGACTCTTGCGGCCCCCCGGCGTCACGAGCGAGGCTGATTTCCTGAAGAAATGCGTCCGCTGCGGAGAATGCATGAAGGTTTGCCTGCGCAGCGCCCTCTACCCCGACCTGGCACGGGCGGGTGTGACCGGCATCTTCATGCCTGTCATCATCCCCCGATTGGGATACTGTGAGTACAATTGCACGCTCTGCGGCCAGGTCTGCCCCACGGGCGCCATACCCCGGCTCCCTCTCAACGAGAAGCGCAAGAGCGTCATAGGCATCGCCGCCATTGACAAGAACATCTGTCTCCCCTACGCCAAAAAGCTCAACTGCATCGTTTGCGAAGAACACTGCCCCATTCCGGAGAAGGCCATCCGCTTCGAGACCGTCAACGACATCGACTATCAGGGCAAAAGGGTCACCCTGAAACGACCCTACATCGCCGATGACCTCTGCAACGGCTGCGGCATCTGCGAGAACAAATGCCCCCTCGAAGGCCGCTCGGCGATCGAGGTGTTTGCCAGGAAGAAGTTATAG
- a CDS encoding ABC transporter ATP-binding protein — protein MLTIEDLQVELAGRILLKDIDLEIRPGETHILFGPNGSGKTSLLMTIMGYPQYIVKKGKITFKGTDITHAPLNERAALGIGMSYQRPPTINGLKTRQMIDICAKKKVDVEEMARSLNFEDFLDRDVNAGFSGGEIKRSELLQLKAQNPDLMLFDEPESGVDIENMALIGTTIAQILEKESPKAGNAKPVARQWKDRTKMGLIITHTGYILDYVPADKGQVLFNGVLACAGNPREIFRCIGQLGYEECVKCTM, from the coding sequence ATGTTGACAATCGAAGATCTCCAGGTGGAACTGGCAGGCAGGATCCTTCTCAAAGACATCGATCTCGAGATCAGACCGGGGGAAACCCATATTCTTTTCGGTCCCAACGGGTCCGGCAAAACGTCCCTTCTCATGACCATCATGGGCTATCCCCAGTATATCGTCAAGAAGGGGAAGATAACCTTCAAGGGAACGGACATAACACACGCCCCGCTCAACGAGCGGGCAGCCCTGGGGATCGGCATGTCCTACCAGCGGCCGCCCACAATAAACGGTCTCAAGACGAGACAGATGATCGACATCTGTGCGAAAAAAAAGGTCGATGTCGAAGAGATGGCGCGGTCCCTCAATTTTGAGGATTTCCTCGACAGGGATGTCAATGCCGGCTTCTCCGGAGGGGAGATCAAGCGTTCCGAACTCCTCCAGCTCAAGGCCCAGAACCCGGACCTCATGCTCTTCGACGAGCCTGAGTCCGGCGTCGACATCGAGAACATGGCCCTCATCGGGACCACGATAGCCCAGATCCTGGAAAAGGAATCGCCGAAAGCGGGGAACGCAAAGCCTGTTGCCCGGCAATGGAAGGACAGGACCAAGATGGGGCTCATTATCACCCACACGGGATATATCCTCGATTATGTCCCCGCCGACAAGGGCCAGGTGCTCTTCAACGGGGTTCTCGCCTGTGCGGGCAATCCGCGAGAGATATTCCGGTGTATCGGTCAATTGGGTTACGAGGAGTGTGTGAAATGTACAATGTAG
- the htpX gene encoding zinc metalloprotease HtpX, whose protein sequence is MNRFKTFFLMTILTIILVGLGSIIGGRSGGMIAFAIALIMNFVSYWFCDKIVLKMYGAKEVSQGEAPQLYGSVASLAQRAGIPMPKVYIIENDSPNAFATGRNPEHGVVAVTTGIMRILTREELDGVLAHELSHIKHRDILIQSVAATLAGAITMIANWARFAAFFGGSSSDDEGGGNIFTVIIFSVIAAFAAMLIQLAISRSREYLADDGGAGLSGNPLYLAGALRKLNAGVARNPMNDANPSTAPLFIVNPFNAGGIRSLFSTHPPIEERIRRLEDMAYRR, encoded by the coding sequence ATGAACAGATTTAAGACCTTTTTCTTGATGACCATCCTCACCATTATCCTGGTTGGTCTTGGCAGCATTATAGGGGGCAGGTCCGGAGGAATGATCGCCTTCGCCATCGCCCTTATCATGAATTTCGTGAGCTACTGGTTCTGCGACAAGATCGTTCTGAAAATGTATGGCGCAAAAGAGGTCTCCCAGGGGGAGGCGCCGCAGCTCTATGGCTCGGTGGCATCTCTCGCCCAGCGCGCGGGCATCCCGATGCCGAAGGTCTACATCATCGAGAACGACAGCCCGAATGCCTTTGCCACCGGTCGAAATCCCGAGCATGGCGTCGTTGCTGTCACAACGGGCATCATGCGCATCCTGACGAGAGAAGAACTCGACGGCGTTCTTGCCCACGAACTCTCCCACATCAAACACCGTGATATCCTCATACAGAGCGTGGCCGCAACGCTGGCTGGCGCCATAACCATGATTGCCAACTGGGCCCGTTTTGCCGCCTTTTTTGGAGGCAGTTCGAGCGATGACGAAGGGGGCGGCAATATATTCACCGTCATAATCTTTTCCGTAATAGCGGCCTTTGCCGCAATGCTGATCCAGCTCGCCATCTCCCGTTCCCGGGAATACCTGGCCGATGACGGCGGAGCAGGCCTGTCGGGAAATCCCCTTTATCTCGCCGGGGCGCTGCGCAAGCTCAACGCCGGCGTGGCACGTAACCCCATGAATGACGCGAACCCGTCAACTGCACCCCTGTTCATAGTTAATCCCTTCAACGCCGGCGGCATTCGATCCCTTTTCAGCACCCATCCCCCCATTGAAGAGAGGATCAGGAGACTGGAGGATATGGCCTATCGGCGATAA
- a CDS encoding SufD family Fe-S cluster assembly protein, translating to MYNVEELAEKARRALDKKATFGDDVDLDSFDRSLVPHKYLAEEEICAIPQEEQDRLIMSGLDVTDTGRGGTYFQKDTTVVHCHSNEEGIEVMPVTEALKKHEWVKEYFWKLVPVDQDKYTASAFLELHDGYVIRALPGSKSIYPIQACLYLDKENLQQNVHNLIIAEEGSELHIITGCATSPHMRRGVHVGISEFFVKKGARLSFTMIHNWAEEMSVRPRSVARVEEGGLFINNYICMKPVQSIQMYPTTHLVGDDATAMFYSIIVGTPGSHLDIGGRIYLRNRGCRAEIVQRSISNGAHIINRGHLIGEAPEIKAHLECKGLLLKGGIIDSIPQLEGHVEGVDMSHEAAVGKIAQEEINYLMSRGISEEEATSTIVRGFLSVDIKGLPTPLKEEIDRAIDRSNKDAI from the coding sequence ATGTACAATGTAGAAGAGCTCGCAGAAAAGGCCCGCCGGGCCCTCGACAAAAAAGCGACCTTTGGCGACGATGTCGACCTTGATTCCTTCGACAGGTCCCTTGTTCCCCACAAGTACCTCGCCGAGGAAGAGATCTGCGCCATCCCCCAGGAGGAACAGGACCGTCTCATCATGTCGGGGCTTGATGTGACCGATACAGGGAGGGGCGGAACGTATTTCCAGAAGGACACCACCGTCGTTCATTGCCACAGCAACGAGGAAGGCATCGAGGTGATGCCCGTGACAGAGGCGTTGAAAAAACACGAGTGGGTCAAAGAGTACTTCTGGAAGCTCGTTCCCGTGGACCAGGACAAGTACACCGCGTCGGCGTTCCTCGAACTCCACGACGGGTACGTTATCAGGGCCCTGCCGGGAAGCAAGAGCATCTATCCCATCCAGGCCTGCCTCTATCTCGACAAGGAAAACCTCCAGCAGAACGTCCACAACCTCATCATCGCCGAGGAGGGTTCGGAACTCCACATCATCACCGGCTGCGCAACATCACCCCACATGAGGCGCGGCGTACATGTCGGCATATCGGAGTTCTTCGTCAAGAAGGGTGCCAGGCTGAGCTTCACCATGATCCACAACTGGGCCGAGGAGATGAGCGTTCGCCCCCGCTCCGTCGCCCGCGTCGAGGAAGGCGGCCTCTTCATCAACAACTATATCTGCATGAAGCCCGTGCAGTCGATCCAGATGTATCCCACGACGCATCTCGTCGGTGACGATGCCACGGCGATGTTCTACAGCATCATCGTCGGTACCCCGGGCTCCCACCTCGACATCGGCGGAAGGATATACCTGAGGAACAGGGGCTGCCGTGCGGAGATAGTGCAGAGGTCCATCAGCAATGGCGCGCATATCATCAACCGCGGCCACCTCATCGGAGAGGCCCCCGAGATCAAGGCCCACCTGGAATGCAAAGGACTTCTCCTGAAAGGCGGCATCATCGACTCCATACCTCAACTGGAAGGCCATGTCGAAGGCGTCGACATGTCCCACGAGGCCGCAGTCGGAAAGATCGCCCAGGAAGAGATAAACTACCTCATGTCGCGGGGTATATCTGAAGAGGAGGCAACCTCGACCATCGTTCGCGGCTTCCTCAGCGTAGATATCAAGGGTCTTCCCACACCGCTTAAGGAAGAGATAGACCGCGCCATTGACAGGAGCAACAAGGATGCGATCTAG